The sequence below is a genomic window from Ornithobacterium rhinotracheale.
CTACACGCGGTGGTGTTCCTGTTTTCATTCTTCCTGTTTCAAAACCTAATTCGGCTAATTGTTCTGTGATGCCACGTGCAGCACTTTCACCCATTCTTCCTCCACCGAATTGTTTTGTTCCGATATGGATTAAGCCATTTAAAAAAGTACCATTGGTCAATATTACAGATTTAGCTTTAATCTCTACACCAATATTTGTAACTACACCACAGATTTTTTGATTTTGGTCAAACAAAAGTTCTTTCACCATTTCTTGATAAAAGTCTAGATTTTCTGTTTGCTCAAGCATCAATCTCCATTTTTCTGCAAAACGCATGCGATCGGATTGTGCTCTTGGCGACCACATCGCAGGACCTTTGGACATGTTCAGCATCTTGTGCTGGATCATTGTGCAATCGGTAACGATTCCAGAATATCCACCAAGTGCATCAATTTCTCGAACGATTTGTCCTTTGGCTATTCCGCCCATGGCGGGATTACAAGACATTTGCCCTATGTTTTGCAAATTCATGGTTACAAGTAGCGTTTTACACCCCATATTAGCTGCCGCAGCTGCTGCCTCGCAACCAGCGTGCCCACCCCCTACAACTATAACATCGTATGCTTGAGTAAAAATCATAATTCAATAGTATTTTAAAAAAATGTTCCACGTGGAACATTGATATATTACCGCGTGGAATATTTTGCAAAGATAGTATAAAATGAATATTTTATTTCTATTTTTAAATGCTTTTTAATCTATTAAAACCAATAACCTAATGATACATATGGTATCACTTTACCATATTGTGGAGAATAACTTAAAGTACCTGAAAGTGGACCAAAGGGACTATCGTAACTGTAAGTAACTCCATACCCTTGATATGCATAATCAATAAAACTTAAATGGTTTAATTTATCTGCTATAGAAAGAATATTAGCATTAGCCCTTAAATAATGTTTCTTTAAAAAATTATATTGAAACCCACCGCTTAATTCAAACATATTATTAGCTACAATCGAACCAAAGTTAAGTCCATAAAATGGAGAGGAGTTTAAAATTACTTGCTGCTGCAAACCGCCGATGTTAAATATTAAACCATTGGATACCTCTCGTGTGCCAAAGAATGTATTAAAACGCCCACCCGTGAGGATTGAAAAATTTTCGCTCAATGGAAAATTCATTTTTAAATCAGATTTTAAATAAAGTATGGGGTTGAAATTCTCTCTTGATGAGGCAACAATGTAGCGCATTTCGCCATCAAACATTAGCCCCTTGGTGGGGTAATAATTATGGTCTCTATTATCTATTTTAATAAATGTGTATGGAGTATAATAATGATTATTAGCTAAGCTTTTATTAGAATCATCATCAGATAAATTTTGGGTTTCTATCTTCAAATATTGGTGTTCAAAACCTAATCCCACAGCATAGCGTTCCTTTAAAGTGGATTGCATGTAAAATTGATTTTTGAATGTTTTTACATCATAATTTAAGTTAGGAACGACTACTTGATTTAATTGGTTTAAAACAGAAAATTGCTGAAATGCACTATTTACCCCAAAGCTTGGTTTGATACCATTGTCTACAAAATAATTTACATAATATCTGGGGTTATCTCCCACTACCAAATCTACAGAAAGGGTGGTGTTGATGCTTATGATATTTTTTGCCGTAAAGTTTAAAAGCAAGGAAGATTTAAATAATTCATCGTAATGCAAACCTGCTTTTACATAAAGATTATCTGTATTTTCTACAATGTCTAGATAGAGAATGTTATTACCTTTTTCATCTTTTTCTAGTCTATTGTTTATTTCTTTGAAGTTTCCTGTGGAGTACAATGCGTTGATTCCTTTTAGAATCATATCATATTTCACGGCTTGCGGAAATTTTATTCCCA
It includes:
- a CDS encoding patatin-like phospholipase family protein codes for the protein MRKNYVLALFCVLFNLVYAQENRPKIGLVLSGGGAKGYAHVGVLEELEKAQIPIDYIGGTSMGAIVGGLYASGYSASDLKKILKEIDFEKIIYDEQNREDAPFFQKQYEEKYLISLTFNHFKLSLPKSISKGHGTLNTLVKYLQHTHDNNDFSQLNIPFLCIATNLETGKQKVFKEGFLPQVVFASGAYPTLFAPVKIDSAFYIDGGVVNNYPVQEVKDMGADIIIGVDLGEGLMKEKDIKNVANILEQIVSYGIESKTEEQRKKVDIAIKPNIVGFSVMDFEAKDTLISIGKKAVLDIKPQIDSLSKIVGKHKRETNISLIDDIYLVDDVNISGLKSYTKNYVLGKMGIKFPQAVKYDMILKGINALYSTGNFKEINNRLEKDEKGNNILYLDIVENTDNLYVKAGLHYDELFKSSLLLNFTAKNIISINTTLSVDLVVGDNPRYYVNYFVDNGIKPSFGVNSAFQQFSVLNQLNQVVVPNLNYDVKTFKNQFYMQSTLKERYAVGLGFEHQYLKIETQNLSDDDSNKSLANNHYYTPYTFIKIDNRDHNYYPTKGLMFDGEMRYIVASSRENFNPILYLKSDLKMNFPLSENFSILTGGRFNTFFGTREVSNGLIFNIGGLQQQVILNSSPFYGLNFGSIVANNMFELSGGFQYNFLKKHYLRANANILSIADKLNHLSFIDYAYQGYGVTYSYDSPFGPLSGTLSYSPQYGKVIPYVSLGYWF